The Fluviispira sanaruensis sequence ATTGGGATCTAGTAGGACTGTAACTCTATCACTGGGCAATATATTGATGCAATTCATTTTCATCTTTCCAGAGACATAGGCTAAAACCTTGAGACTATTTTCGAGTTCTACTATAAACAAATTGTTGGGTAGCTTTTCAGCGATTATCCCTTCCAACTCTACCTTCTTAGGCTTTTCATCACGTTCAGACATTTACAATCATACTCCAATGAGAACAAAGAGCGTTATTGGGTATCTCAAATTGCTGCTTAA is a genomic window containing:
- the infA gene encoding translation initiation factor IF-1 produces the protein MSERDEKPKKVELEGIIAEKLPNNLFIVELENSLKVLAYVSGKMKMNCINILPSDRVTVLLDPNDKTKDGRFRARITYRAK